In Synechocystis sp. PCC 6714, the genomic window AAGGTTAAACGACTCATATTTAATTATTATTGGTCAGTTTTAAAATCAATTCTACAGGGGTAAAAATTTGTAATCCCAAAACCTGTTGGGCACTCCGAAAATCTTTAATGTTTGAGGTAACGATCACCGCATTGGCATTCATAGCACAGTCAATTATCAAATCATCACCAGGATCTGGGGAAGTAGGCCGCCAAGTAAAATAGATTGTTGTAAATTCAGCATGACTTAGTAGTTTTCCTAGCACTGGCTTTAGTGTTTGCCAACGATGGGCTGAAAGTTTACGGGCGAGGACATCTTGATATTCATAGGCGATTGCCGTGGAGACATTAACTACAAAAAGTTTGGCTAACCAAGCTTCAATAATTAGTCCTGAAGCACCCCCTTGTTTTGTTAATCCTTCTAAAACTACATTGGTGTCAATGACTAGGCGGGGGAATACTTGATTTGCCATGACACCACTATAGCACTGTATTTGGTGTTAGATGTTAAGTAGTAACTTCTGCCAAGGATTTTTTCTGATGGTTGGCGCACCGTTCAGCGGATCTCTATGGCGATCGCCTGATGTCTGTTGTAGCAACCCAGGTAAGCAGGACTAAAAAACCACAATTTACTGTTATTGGTTTGTTAACATTGCTCAAAAATTCTGTACCCCACTTTTCAGTAGCCTGTTTAGACCGTTTATCTATCGGGTTGTAAGGCAAAATGGCGATCAGGTTAAATTTTTATCAATCTATTTCACTAATTAACAATCCTTTTTGAATAGCAAGAACAACAGCCTGGGTACGATCACGCACTTCCAATTTTTGGAGAATGGCATGTACATGGACTCGAACAGTACCAGGGGCAATGAAAAGGGTATCGGCAATTTCTTGGTTACTTTGACCTTTGACCATCAGACCTAAAATTTCTTGTTCACGCTTAGTTAGGGCTATTAGCTCATCGGTTTTCTTAGAAAAATCAATATTGTTTCCAAAGGAATCGAGATCAATGGAGTGGGTTTGAAAAGTCGTCTGAATTTCTTTGGAGGCAACGGCATCCCACCAAGTAGCACCGGCGGCAATGGAACGAATGGCAAGCACCAGAGATTCAGCGGGTATCCCTTTAACACAGTAACCTTGGGCTTTTGCTTCTATCAATCGAGCAATTAAAGCGGGTTTGTTATGGGAAGTAAGGGCTAAGACTGGTAGATCGGGGTGTTGTTGTTTAATTTGTTGACAGGCTTCAATGCCCCCAATGCCAGGTAGGCCAATATCTAGAATTACAATATCAAAAGTCCGTTGATTGACTAGGGCGATCGCCGTTTCACCGTCCTCTGCTTCGGCCGTGACCTCCAGGGTCGATTCCTGTTTGAGGCGAGTCGATAGCCCCAAACGAAATAATTCATCGTCTTCAACTAGAAGAATGGAGATCGGCTTCG contains:
- a CDS encoding putative toxin-antitoxin system toxin component, PIN family, with amino-acid sequence MANQVFPRLVIDTNVVLEGLTKQGGASGLIIEAWLAKLFVVNVSTAIAYEYQDVLARKLSAHRWQTLKPVLGKLLSHAEFTTIYFTWRPTSPDPGDDLIIDCAMNANAVIVTSNIKDFRSAQQVLGLQIFTPVELILKLTNNN
- a CDS encoding response regulator transcription factor, yielding MTPKPISILLVEDDELFRLGLSTRLKQESTLEVTAEAEDGETAIALVNQRTFDIVILDIGLPGIGGIEACQQIKQQHPDLPVLALTSHNKPALIARLIEAKAQGYCVKGIPAESLVLAIRSIAAGATWWDAVASKEIQTTFQTHSIDLDSFGNNIDFSKKTDELIALTKREQEILGLMVKGQSNQEIADTLFIAPGTVRVHVHAILQKLEVRDRTQAVVLAIQKGLLISEID